CCATATTGACCCAGGCCTCTAATGTAATTGAATCGCCAGAGGTAAAATCGAGGATACTATTCTCACCCGGGTCAACAACGCGGAGAAACCCCTGGCCTGGCTTGAATTCTGCAGCCTGATTGTTTGACTGGAATAGAGGAAACTCAGAAGGTCTGGGACCAGTTGATGTCTCTACTCTATTGCCTCTCAACAATCCCATCAGCGCTTGAGGTGACTGCTTTTTATCATGATGACTCAGCGGAGTACTGGGAAATCCCGCCTTTGAACGTTGTTCGAAACTCCAATAAACCGACGGTTGATGCGAGAGTATTAAACCACGATAACTGGTATGAGGTTTCTTTGCTTCTACTTCTGCAAAAGAATGACTGGGAAGGAAGAAGAGCAATAACGCCAGAAAAGAAGAAGCACTCTTAATGGATACCAGAAATTTCATAATACGTAATTCCAGATAAACGGGTTCTCGGAAGAGAAACAACAGTGGGCGGGTTTTGTCGTAATCGAATAACAGAGTATTCCTGACCGGCAAACAACACTGCACACAAGAACACAAACTCTATTGTAGATTACGATCTACCAGCATATACCGAACTGCACCATAATCTCACGCCAAATTATATCATGTTTGTCCAATTTGTGAATTTTTTGTGAGATCGGCGATCTTCTGGTATATAAAAGCAGCTTACTTCGACATCGCCAGTCTACTGATGGCACTGATATTGGGGATCATTCAAATCTTGAAGCCTGACGAGACTGAAAAATTTGTTCAATTGCTGACCGCGAATCAGAGTATGCTTTATGCCTATATTCGATCATTGTTACCAAATTCCGATGCGGTACAGGATGTCCTCCAGGAAACGAATATGGTGCTCTGGCGACGATCAGCAGAATTTAAAGAGGGAACGAATTTTGTTGCCTGGGCATGCAAAGTCGCTTATTTTCAAGTTATGGCCTTTTACCGTGACAATAAACGAGATTCCATGGTATTTAATGTCGAGCTGGTATCCATGTTAGCAAAACAAAATGAAGAGAAACTGGCTGGTTCGCATGACCTGCAGCAGGTTTTGTCGCGATGTCTTACCAAACTTCCGGAACAAAGCCGCCAGCTGATTCAAAAACGATATGCACCGGGTGGATCTGTGCAATCCATTGCAGCGGAACAAGGGCGATCCGTAGGTGCTATTTCTCAAATGCTTTACCGTATTCGTCAACTATTGCAAGAATGCGTTCAGAAAACACTTGCCAGTGAGCAGGGAGAGTAATTTATCATGAATATCAATTCCCATGATCATGAAGAACAGAAAGATCCGCAACAGATCATCTCGGCATTTCTCGACGGTTTACTCACCGAAGAGGAAAATCTGAGCTTTCTGGCAAGTCTGGAATCTGATGAAGCAACCCGTAACCTGTTTCTGGAAATGATGAATACCGATTCCCTTTTGCAATGGGAACAAGGGCAGACGGAACCTTTACCAGATCTCATTCATGCGAGCAGCGAAATCAACGCTGACACCACAAACATCGATCCTGGTGTTGTTTCAGCACGCAAGCAATTAGCCATGATGCGCTATGCATTGGGTGCAACAATTGCCATCTGCGTATGTCTGGCGGGACTCTTAATTATGGAAAGTCATCCCACTCCGGCAGTTGCGCAATTTGATTCCAGCGATGGTGTTCCTGCCGCTATGATTATCGAGGAACATGATGCGGTCTGGGAGCAAACGGAATGGACACAAGATGTGAGCAAGCCGCTTGTACCCGGCTGGTTAAAATTGAAATCAGGACGCGCGTTAATTGATTTTTTAGGTGGAACAACGATTGCCTTGCAAGGTCCTGCAGCACTGGGTTTGAATGCCAATAATCGAGCCTATTTAAAATCCGGTCGTTTAGCTGTGGTGGGAACTTCGCGAACGCATGAGTTTACTTTAACAACAGAAAATCTGACGATCCTTTCACAG
The Gimesia aquarii DNA segment above includes these coding regions:
- a CDS encoding sigma-70 family RNA polymerase sigma factor, with the protein product MRSAIFWYIKAAYFDIASLLMALILGIIQILKPDETEKFVQLLTANQSMLYAYIRSLLPNSDAVQDVLQETNMVLWRRSAEFKEGTNFVAWACKVAYFQVMAFYRDNKRDSMVFNVELVSMLAKQNEEKLAGSHDLQQVLSRCLTKLPEQSRQLIQKRYAPGGSVQSIAAEQGRSVGAISQMLYRIRQLLQECVQKTLASEQGE